The following coding sequences lie in one Danio rerio strain Tuebingen ecotype United States chromosome 3, GRCz12tu, whole genome shotgun sequence genomic window:
- the srsf2b gene encoding serine/arginine-rich splicing factor 2b, with translation MSYGRPPPDVDGMTSLKVDNLTYRTSPETLRRVFEKYGRVGDVYIPRDRYTKESRGFAFVRFHDKRDAEDAMDAMDGAILDGRELRVQMARYGRPPDSYYGGGGGGRRGSGGGGGSRRHGARRSRSPRRRRRSRSRSRSRSRSRSRSRYSRSRSRSYSRSRSKSHTPNKRKSKSPSRSRSRSRSKSRSRSRSRTPASNRESRSRSKSAPKSAGDDGQASS, from the exons ATGAGCTACGGCAGGCCTCCGCCGGACGTCGACGGAATGACTTCGTTAAAAGTGGATAATTTAACGTACCGCACGTCGCCGGAGACGCTGAGGCGCGTCTTTGAAAAGTACGGCCGAGTTGGAGACGTTTATATTCCGCGAGATCGATACACAAAAGAGAGCCGAGGATTCGCTTTTGTGCGCTTTCACGATAAGAGGGACGCCGAAGACGCAATGGACGCGATGGATGGAGCGATACTGGACGGCAGGGAGCTCAGGGTTCAGATGGCCCGGTACGGCAGGCCGCCAGACTCCTactacggcggcggcggcggcggaCGGCGCGGCAGCGGTGGCGGGGGAGGCAGTAGAAGACACGGTGCACGCCGCAGCCGGAG TCCGAGGCGCCGGAGACGCAGCCGTTCCAGAAGCAGGAGCCGGTCTCGTTCCCGCTCTCGGTCCCGCTACAGCAGATCACGCTCGCGCTCCTATTCCCGATCCCGCTCCAAATCCCACACTCCCAACAAGAGGAAGTCCAAATCTCCCTCCAGGTCCAGGTCACGCTCAAGATCCAAATCCAGGTCCCGTTCCCGGAGCCGAACGCCGGCGTCCAACAGAGAGTCGCGGTCCAGGTCTAAAAGCGCACCGAAGTCTGCTGGAGATGACGGACAGGCATCATCGTAA
- the mfsd11 gene encoding UNC93-like protein MFSD11 (The RefSeq protein has 4 substitutions compared to this genomic sequence) — MSPEGKSLLNIIVLGIGFMVMFTAFGTCGNIEQTVIKSFNSTEFHGSGYTSMAIIYAVFSTSNLIAPSVIAVVGPQLSLFFSGLVYSAYIAVFIHPYTWSFYTFSVLLGVGAAVLWTAQGSLLTVNSKDSTIGRNSGIFWALMQFSLFFGNLYIYLAWHGKTHITDKDRQTVFITLTVISLVGNFLFFLIQKADPEAASVPTEASESLLPAEISDSSSVAPSQGLGSQALEAFKRSIELAMTKEMLLLSLPFAYSGLELTFYSGVYGTCLGAMTQFGEDAKGLIGLSGILIGVGEIVGGGVFGILDKCNRYGRNPVVFLGLLTHIVAFYLIFLNIAICCLGLAWSAICCSKLA; from the exons ATGAGTCCCGAGGGAAAGAGCCTGCTCAACATCATCGTCCTGGGCATCGGCTTCATGGTCATGTTTACAGCATTTGGCACCTGCGGGAATATTGAA caaacCGTAATAAAGAGCTTCAACAGTACAGAGTTTCACGGAAGCGGCTACACAAG CATGGCGATCATCTACGCTGTGTTCTCCACCTCCAACCTCATCGCACCCTCAGTGATCGCTGTCGTCGGACCGCAGCTCTCCTTGTTTTTCAGCGGTCTTGTTTACAG CGCGTACATCGCTGTTTTCATCCACCCGTACACCTGGTCTTTCTACACCTTCTCTGTGCTGCTGGGAGTCGGCGCTGCAG tgCTGTGGACGGCGCAGGGCAGTCTGCTCACCGTCAACTCTAAAGACTCCACCATCGGCAGGAACAGCGGCATATTCTGGGCCTTGATGCAGTTTAG CTTATTCTTTGGGAATCTCTACATATATCTTGCCTGGCATGGAAAGACTCACATAACAG ATAAGGACCGGCAGACGGTTTTCATCACACTCACAGTCATCAGTCTGGTGGGAAACTTCCTATTTTTCCTGATCCAGAAAGCCGATCCAGAAGCTGCATCTGCCCCTACTGAAGCCTCTGAGTCACTTCTGCCAGCAGAAATCTCCGACAGCAGCTCTGTGGC TCCGTCCCAGGGCCTGGGCTCTCAGGCATTGGAGGCATTCA AGAGATCCATAGAGCTGGCCATGACCAAAGAGATGCTTTTACTCAGCCTACCCTTCGCATACTCTG GTCTGGAGCTGACCTTTTACAGTGGCGTGTACGGGACATGTTTAGGGGCCATGACTCAGTTTGGAGAGGACGCCAAGGGTCTGATCGGCCTGTCTGGGATTCTGATCGGTGTGGGGGAAATAGTTG GAGGTGGCGTGTTTGGGATTCTGGATAAGTGTAACCGCTACGGCAGGAACCCAGTAGTGTTTTTGGGGCTGCTCACTCACATCGTGGCCTTCTACCTGATCTTCCTCAACAT cgccatctgctgtttaaaactagcctagagcgccatctgctattcaaaactagcctag
- the mfsd11 gene encoding UNC93-like protein MFSD11 isoform X1, which translates to MSPEGKSLLNIIVLGIGFMVMFTAFGTCGNIEQTVIKSFNSTEFHGSGYTSMAIIYAVFSTSNLIAPSVIAVVGPQLSLFFSGLVYSAYIAVFIHPYTWSFYTFSVLLGVGAAVLWTAQGSLLTVNSKDSTIGRNSGIFWALMQFSLFFGNLYIYLAWHGKTHITDKDRQTVFITLTVISLVGNFLFFLIQKADPEAASAPTEASESLLPAEISDSSSVAPSQGLGSQALEAFKRSIELAMTKEMLLLSLPFAYSGLELTFYSGVYGTCLGAMTQFGEDAKGLIGLSGILIGVGEIVGGGVFGILDKCNRYGRNPVVFLGLLTHIVAFYLIFLNIASDAPVAPEEGTQMQAFIQPSVAVALICSFLLGFGDSCYNTQLISIVGYLFRDDSAPAFAVFKFVQSIMAAVAFFYSNYLLLHWQLLIMVLLGFMGTITFFMVEWSVIRSRRDSDYGGI; encoded by the exons ATGAGTCCCGAGGGAAAGAGCCTGCTCAACATCATCGTCCTGGGCATCGGCTTCATGGTCATGTTTACAGCATTTGGCACCTGCGGGAATATTGAA caaacCGTAATAAAGAGCTTCAACAGTACAGAGTTTCACGGAAGCGGCTACACAAG CATGGCGATCATCTACGCTGTGTTCTCCACCTCCAACCTCATCGCACCCTCAGTGATCGCTGTCGTCGGACCGCAGCTCTCCTTGTTTTTCAGCGGTCTTGTTTACAG CGCGTACATCGCTGTTTTCATCCACCCGTACACCTGGTCTTTCTACACCTTCTCTGTGCTGCTGGGAGTCGGCGCTGCAG tgCTGTGGACGGCGCAGGGCAGTCTGCTCACCGTCAACTCTAAAGACTCCACCATCGGCAGGAACAGCGGCATATTCTGGGCCTTGATGCAGTTTAG CTTATTCTTTGGGAATCTCTACATATATCTTGCCTGGCATGGAAAGACTCACATAACAG ATAAGGACCGGCAGACGGTTTTCATCACACTCACAGTCATCAGTCTGGTGGGAAACTTCCTATTTTTCCTGATCCAGAAAGCCGATCCAGAAGCTGCATCTGCCCCTACTGAAGCCTCTGAGTCACTTCTGCCAGCAGAAATCTCCGACAGCAGCTCTGTGGC TCCGTCCCAGGGCCTGGGCTCTCAGGCATTGGAGGCATTCA AGAGATCCATAGAGCTGGCCATGACCAAAGAGATGCTTTTACTCAGCCTACCCTTCGCATACTCTG GTCTGGAGCTGACCTTTTACAGTGGCGTGTACGGGACATGTTTAGGGGCCATGACTCAGTTTGGAGAGGACGCCAAGGGTCTGATCGGCCTGTCTGGGATTCTGATCGGTGTGGGGGAAATAGTTG GAGGTGGCGTGTTTGGGATTCTGGATAAGTGTAACCGCTACGGCAGGAACCCAGTAGTGTTTTTGGGGCTGCTCACTCACATCGTGGCCTTCTACCTGATCTTCCTCAACATCGCCAGTGATGCTCCGGTCGCTCCAGAGGAAGGCACTCAGATGCAGGCCTTCATCCAGCCCAg TGTGGCCGTGGCGCTGATCTGCAGTTTTCTGCTGGGTTTTGGCGACAGCTGCTACAACACTCAGCTCATCAGCATTGTGGGATACTTGTTCCGGGACGACAGCGCTCCAGCTTTTGCCGTCTTCAAATTTGTACAG tccATCATGGCAGCGGTGGCCTTCTTCTACAGTAATTACCTGCTCCTGCACTGGCAGCTGCTAATCATGGTGCTGCTGGGCTTCATGGGCACCATCACCTTCTTCATGGTGGAGTGGTCTGTGATCCGCAGCCGCCGCGACTCTGACTACGGCGGCATCTGA